The Inediibacterium massiliense genome includes the window TACCTCTTAGGATACTTGTTTTTATACGGATATTATTTTGGAGGAGATTTGAAGAGTAATATGGATTGTCAACATTTCTTTATAATCAATATATAAAATTAAAAAATATGCTCAAGAATTTTCTTAAAGGAATAAATCAAGTATATTATAGATTTTCACTAATTATAATACTAATTAGTACATTGTTCTTTCTATGCTCAGACATTATTGATTTAGGGATTTATATCTCGATGAATATGCCTCCTTCATTTGACACTATTCAATATACAATTCCTCATACTTCTAAAAGTTATACTGAATCCATAACGGGATGTATAGTTACTTGTCAAGATGATATTATATATATATCCACTCCAGAACGTACCTTAATAACTCTTAAAAACTATGCAATAATCTCACATACTAAAAAATAACTCAATACAAAAATCCTAGATTACTAGAATTTTTTACTTTATAATCTTTTATTCTCCTTCACCAAATACTTATTTGTTCACTTGCTTCTTTATATTCTTCATTCCAGTATTTATCCTTATCTATGCCAATCTTCATGCGTATTATCAATATATTTCCTATTCCTCCTATAAAATCTAAAACTAATAATTCTCTCAATATATTCGTCATCTGTTATCTCCCCTTCAACTTAGTAATTATTTTCCATTTTGCTTATATTCCTCACTCCACTATGCTACAATATAATCAAACAAATGTTCTTTAGGAGGGAAACTTTATGCCTACAGCTGCAATTTACGCAAGAAAATCAAAAGCAACTGAAAAAGGCGAATCTATCGAAAATCAAATATCTCGTGGTAAAGCCTTATGCCAGTTGCGAGGATGGGATTATATTATCTATGATGACTTTGATATCTCAGGAAAAACTCTTGAAAGACCTGGATTCGAAAAAATAAAGAAGCAAATCTAATTAAAGACTTTTATACATGGTATCTTGAAGATGATGGTTCTGTAAGAAGTTGTGTATCTAAAGCAAATCAGCTAGGATATAAAACTAAGAATAATGCCTATTGGTCCCATAATCAAATGTCTAGAATGTTGCAAAATCCTCTTTACTGTATAGCTGATACCATAGCTTATGATTATTTTAAAAATAATACTGATGTTCAAATTGTAAATGAAAAACATGAATTTGATGGAAAGCATGGCCTAATGTTTTATAATCTTAGAAAACCACATAAGAAAACTTCAAGAGAACGTGAGGAATCAGAATGGATTCTTACTATAGGAGAGCATAAAGGAATTATTACCGGGGAAATGTATAAAAAAGTACAAAAAAAGCTAAATTCAAACAAATATAAAGCTCCCCGCCATGGACAAAGCATAAAATCCCCTTTTACTGGCCTAGTTCAATGTGGTCGTTGTAAATCATCTATGTCGATTTTTAGTTCTCCTAGAGATTCAAATAATAAATCAAAAGGATATTACCATTATTTCCGATGTATTACCAGAGAACAAAAATCAAAAATACTGTGTGATAATTACAACATTAGAGCCGATTTACTTGAGTATAAAATCGTATCTTATATTAAAAGTTTATGTAATAACAAAGCCTTTGTTTTAAAACTTCTAGACAGTTCCAATGATGATTTGGAAAATAAACGTGTGCCTCTGATTGCTAAAAGAAATAAAATTCAATCTAGTATAGATGGAATCGAAAAAGAAATGAATAATTTAGTTATAGCATTGGGAAAAGGTACTTTACCAGAAATAATGATTCAGAAAAGATTTAAAGAATTAGAAAACCAAAAAAAAAAGAATTCTTAAAAGAAATTAATGAATATGTAAAGTTCCCATATAGTTTTGCAATAGTAACCTCTTCATCTTCAATGGGCTGACGTAACATTTCCAAAACTCTCCTTTCAAATTCAGAAAGTTCATAAAAAATTACTTCTTTAATATATATTCTCCCCTTTGATGTATTTAAAAATATATAGTTTTATACATTTTTTGTAAAAAGCTCTTTATCTATTCATTTTTTCTGAATATTTAATTATTTTTACATTGTATTTTTTCTATATCTAAAAAATTATTATTACAAAACACCTATTTATGCAAATCATTGATTCCTAGACATGAGATATATCAAGGAATTTGTATTTATGGTGTAAGCATATTTTTATTTCTGAAATTGCTATCTTCTCTAACCTTATAATTAATGCATCTTCTTAAAATGCATTATTAACTTGACTGTTATAATTTACCATGGTACTATTATTCTGAATTTTTATTAATTTAGGAGGTATTTATATGTTTAAAGAGCTTCTATCATTTAAAAAAGATTCGGCCTTTAATTTACTACAAAGATTATTTCATATTGGCATATTACCACTATTTCTCCCTGCCTTTTGGTTAGGAAAATATTTTGCTATTTTGTTTCCAGTAGATTGTAAAGTTCCATCTGAGAACCCAGCTTTTTACACATTTGAAACTATGCCAAATGTTCTTCTGGGTATCTTTGTAAGTATATGCTTACTCATCGTTTCAATCTTTATATGGAAAATCATTTGTCAAATCTTACTCATCATATTTGAAGCACTCGAATCTTATATAAATCGCCATTAGTTGGTCCTTGGGTACAATTCATTATTGTACCTGTTTCATTGAACTCTGCTTTATTCTCTACCCCTCACTTTCAAATCTCTGTATGATATAATAAATTAATCAAATTTTATTTTAGGAGTGAATTTTATGCCAATACCTGTTTTAATTGCAATCATAGGCGCAGTTCTTTGTATCTTTCCTATTGTTCTAAGAAAAAATAACCAAAATAAATAGTTGCAAAATCTTATTTTAGCATTAGTTATGAATCTGATCCCCTTAATAAATCATTATGGTAAATTTTTCATCTTAGTTGTATACTACTATTGTTGTCATTGCATACTTGGGAATACAAAGTATTTACTTTGCTTTTACTGGAATTGTTCCTTTCCTTACTCCCTTTGGTTATGCTATGTATTGCTCATGTGTATTTTTAACATTTAACATACCTAACATTCTCCGTTAAAATTCTATTTTGTTTTACAAAATCAATTCAATATGCTCAAGCTTAATTGTATTGCCAAAAAGGAGTTGATTATTTTGGATAGAATATCTCTATTGGGACAATCCTTAATTATTGGTCTTCTAGTTTCATCATTTGTTTATTATATTAATAAAAAATTTAAAATCTATGATATGTTATACACAAAAGTTAAATCTAAATTTATAGCAGAATTAATTATTTTTTTAATTGGCATCTTTATCCTTATATTGATGTATTACATCGGTATTCATTACAAATTTAGTCTTGCCATAGCCCTAGGAATCAGCTTCGGTCTAAATTTTAAAACTCCATAATCTTAACTTTTAAGGCTTTATTTTTAGACATGCTCAATTAAGTCTTTCTTCACTTTTTTTAAAACAAGGCTTCCAACTCTTCTTCGGAATAACCCATTCATCCTCTTTCTTAAAATTCTTCTTCTCTTATGCACTCTACCCGCCTTTCAAAAGTTGTAAAATCATGTGGAGTAAAGAAATTTTTGCATGAAAAAAAGGTGATTGTGAAATCACCTTGGTTATTAATTCTTCGTTATTGGAACTACATGCTTTTACGCACTAGTATCAATAAATCTTTCGTCTATAACTATGTATTTAAGATTCCTTTCATCATATCGAAGAATCTTTATTGTTCCATTTTCAATCAATTTTCTTATTTCAATAGCAAAATCATTAATTCCTGGATAAAATGAATTTACCAATAGTCTTTTTTGATTAGTATTCAAATCATCCCATGAATTTACATCGGTAGGAACTTCACACATTAAACCATATTGTATCCCTAAATCTTGAAAAAAAGCACAACCATGGCAATACATATTATAAAATTTTCTAAGAATTTCACCCGTTTGCTCATGCTGATCTAAAACCCTATCTAACATAGTAATTACTTTATTTTTATAGTATTTTGGATAATCAATGTACTTATCTATAATTTTTTCAATTTCATCCTTTATGAATTTACTCTTGTAATCTAGTGACATTAAATCAATATAATCATCATGATTGATAAACTTTTCGAGTTGTCCTTCTTTATAAACCCATATTTCAAAATCTTTCATAGATAGTTCACCTGCTTTAAGAGACAAATATTGTTTTTCTAAAATATTCATTAGTATACTCACCTCTCTACTTCAACATGATTATCCTAATTATATATTTTATACCTATTTCATTGTAAATTTTGTCATTTTGTGACGAAAAAAGAAATATTTAATTAGGAGTGATACTTAAACTGTTTTTATAAATCTTTGATTGGCGAATGGAAAATGTTGTATAATGATAAGAAACACAAATTAAAAATATTGATCATTAGTTCAATAGATAAGAATTTTTTATTGAAAAGAAGGGAGATTCAAAATGAAATTGAATAGACTTGGAATAGTATTTTTATTGTTTGGTTGCATTTTTTCAAGCATTATAATTAACGTTTCTTATTATACTCAAATTTTTCAAATATTTAATGAAAATATAGCATTTATATTTTTGAATATAGGATTTACTTCTTTAGGACTCATTCTTATAATTAAAGATTTGGTAAATAGAAATTAATACATAATGTTCTGATTTTACACAGCAGTAGAATATTATGAAATACTTACTTAAGGAGGAAATATGAGCATTAGAACTTATGAGTCAAAGGATTGCCAAGAAATAATTAAATTATTTTATGAAACAGTTCATTCAATAAACTCTAAAGACTATACAGAAAAACAACTAGATGTATGGGCTCCTACAGATATAAATATAGATTTATGGGATAAGTCGTTTTTGAAGAATTATACAATTGTATTTACAATAAATGATACAATTGTTGGATTTGGGGATTTAAGCCTTAGTGGGTACCTCGATAGACTTTTTGTTCATAAAAACTACCAAAAACAAGGTATTGCGAAAGAAATTGTTGCAGACTTAGAGAATTATGCTAAAAATATTGGACTAACTACTATTACAACAGAAGCATCAATAACAGCAAAACCATTCTTTGAAAAACAAGGGTATCATGTTATAAAAGCACAACAGATTGAAAGAAAAGATCAATTCCTTATTAATTATAAAATGGAAAAATATATTTTAAACCAATCTAATTAGAAAGACAGATTAATGTGCAATATTCTTATTTTGCGCAACAATGAATAGAATAGGGTAAAATTTTATTTCATGGAATTTATCTGATGAGTATCAAGGGGGATATGTATGAAAAAGAATTGTTTTATACCAAAAGATAAGTTTGACTTTGAAGCAGTGGAGAAAATTAGAAATGCTGATCCAATAAGTATACAACCAGTTTTACCACAGATTTTTGAATGGGTTGAAGACATAAATTGGCCTGTTGCACAAGAACTAGTAAAAGTTTTGGTTAAGTTTGATGAATTGATCATTCCTTTTTTAAAGGATTTAATTGGGAACCCTGATGGCTTGAGAGAATACTCTGTGTATTATTATATGATGCCTTTGCTAACAAATCGACAGTTACTATTATTAAAGGATGAATTAAAACGAGTAGCTAATCATCCATCCCCTTTTGAAAAAGAAGAAGAATATAATAAAATTGCTCTCGAATATCTTGAAAAAATTTTATAAAATACTTAGTCGAGCTACTAGAAATTTTTTTATGTTCTTAGATAATTGTATAAATATGAACTAAGGGAAGCCCAGAAGGGCTTCCCTTAGTTTATTGTAGGATCATTCTAATAACCTATAAGTTTTCATCAATATTATTCATTGATTATTCTATTTGATCTGTTCTTAAAATACCTATAAAAAAGTGCATATCTTCCTGATTTACAATTTTAATATATAAATTTCAAGAAAATATACACCTTATTTTAAATTCTTCAATAGAATAGCTGAATACACTTATATATTACTTTTAGTGACTATTTCAATTCTTGATCTTCAGTTTCTTTGTCTGTAATATAGTTACCTTGTCCTGAACCAATTTTAAATATCCCAATAACTGTCTTACCATCCCATTTATATAATGGAATGAATCGTGAACTTTTATTTTTCATTTTCATAATCTTTACAGCTTCTTGAGGCGACTTTGCTATATCTGCATTTAAATCAGAACTACTAACATATCCTTCAACACCACCCACACCTTCTGCTAAAATTAAATCTGGCTCTTCTTCAATACTTGTGGCTTTTGCAGCACTACCATATGTTTGTCCAGCATCATTAACAGGATACAGACTATTTCTTGCTATATTTTGCTTTTCTAAAGATTTATTTGTAGATAATAACGCATTATCATGTGGTGTAGATATTATTATAAATAAGATAATTAATGTAACAACAACACTCAGTTTAGACAACTTTTTATATTTCATAATTAATTCATCCTTTCTTCAGACAGTACTTTAGCTTATTTTTCCACTCCAAGTTATAATATCTGAATAATTCTACTTCTTGTATATATGATAACATTTTTAACTTATATCTAAAAATATATTTTGTAAAAAATTCAAATTATTTGAAGTTTTTATTTAAACCAAAATATATTCTCCCCTTTGATGTATTTAAAAATAAATAGTTTTTACTATAAAACCATTCACTTCCGTAAACTCTAAACTAATCCTTAATTTCTCATTATTTAGTAAAGATATTATTCCCTGAGATTAGATATGTTCTGATCTCAAGGGGTTTTTAAGCTCTTCTATTTGGTATATTAAACTTCTCTTCATTGAAATTATATAATCTATTTTCTATGATTCTCAATATATAGAAATTTATAAATCAGAATCTAAATAGACATTGCTACAACTGACATTTATTTATCACACCTATCCCCTATCTTATTAATTTGCAAAGATTGTAAGAAGATAATTTTATAAATCTTTGATTGGTATATGGAAAATGTTGTATAATATTTTTATAAATATACTTCGTATAGTGAGGTGAAAAATATGTATGAATATAAATATGTTCAAGCAACTTTAGGAGGTTTCTTTGCCCAAGCCAATCATCATGAAATAATAGATAAACATGCTCAAGAAGGTTGGCGATTAGTACAAGTATTACCTATGTATTATAATTCCCATGGAAAACCCACTGACTATGAAATTATATTTGAACGTGAAATCATAAAATAAATCTATTCCTCTATTTCTTAAGAATACTCGTTTACAATCTTCTTAATTTTATCCCTCAGTAAAAAATACGTCACAAAAATACTTTAGTATAAACGAAAGGTAGGGAGAAATAGATATGTTTATTTATAAAACGCTTGAAAATACAAACATTGAAATACTCCATCAAACATTCTTAAGTGCATTTTCTAATTATCAAGTTAAAATCCATTTGTCCCTTTGGAAGTTTCAGCAAATGCTTCAAAGAAGAGGTTATGTTTCATGTCTTTCAATAGGTGCATTTAAAAATGAAGAGCTGGTGGGATTTGTATTGAATGGATTTAGAAACTGGAATGGGCATCCAACTGTGTATGACATAGGAACAGGTGTTATAGGTGAGTATAGAAAACAAGGGATAACAAGTACTATGCTTTTAAATATTAGAGAGTTGATGAAAGAAAAAAAAGTGGAACAATATTTACTTGAAGTAATCCAATCCAATACATCTGCAATTCAGCTTTACAAAAAACAAGGATTTGAGACTATAAGAAATTTCGGATGTTTTCAGTTAGATAAAAATAAATATAAACCAATAACAACCTATAAAGTTGAACATGTGGATAAAATCAATTCAACTAATTGGAAACGATTAACGGAATTTTGGGATTTCACTCCATCTTGGCAAAATTCTATTGACTCAATCAACACTGTATCAGATACATTTATACATTCTATTATACAGTTTGACGACGCCATCGTGGGATATGGCATTATTGATAAAAAAACAGGAGATATTCCTCAAATAGCAGTAAATAGGAATTATAGACATAAAGGAATTGCAAAAAGTATTGTTACGGATCTATTAAAAAATACAGAATCATGTAAGGTTGCTATTCTTAATGTAGATGACGAGTCTACCTCTACGAAAGAATTTTTACTCGAATTAGGATTTGAATATACTATTGGCCAATATGAAATGATTTCAAAATTATGAGTTTTTTCGCAAAATGAATGATCTCTTATAAAATATTGTGACGTAATATTCTATTTTACGCAGCAGTAGAATAGCATGAGATAAAATTTTATTCTATGAAATTTATCTTACAGAAAATACTTTTTTTAAAAATATGAACTAAGGGAAGTCCTTTTGGACTTCCCTGTTTTTATTGTAGGATTAATACTATTGCAAAACATATGATCTCCCATCATCGCTTGTATTGCTAATTTCGTTAACATTTTTAAATTACATTACACTTATATACTTATTCGGAACATAATCACATAACCATACTTTGTTTTTAGATAAATAGAATTGATATCCATCTAAATACATTTTGCCAGCTTCTATTTTTAGAATCACCGGTATACCTCTTCTCTTCCCCACTATCTTAGCTATTTCAATATTTGTACTTAAATGTACATATTGTCTTTGTCCCTTTTTTATTCCCTCCTTTAAAATAGGGAGTACATACTTTTGTATTGTACCATGATAAAGATATTGAGGTGGAATTTCTTTTTCTAGCTCAATATCAACATCTATAGAATGTCCTTGATTTGCACGAATTTTTGTCCCGTCATCATTATATGTATATCTATCTTTATCATCCATCTTAACGATCTCATCAAGTTGACTACGATTTATTATTTTCCCATTTTTATTCATTCTAAATAATAGATCATCAACATCACACCATCCATGATTATCTAATTTAACTCCTATAATCTCTGGCTTGTGGCGTAAAATCAAACTAATATATTTACTTAATTTCGTATTTGGATTTTCCATAAGATCACTCCTTGAATATTTAGATTGCTTCAATTATTAATATCATCAAATCATACTAGTATTATTTATAAAATAAACTAGTCATGATTTATCTCTTTTTATTTCATTCAACCATAATATCCATAATACTTTTCTATTCATTTATTTCTTCTTGTTTTTTAAATTATACTTCACATTATAAATATTTTAGTTATTAGGTATTACAGTCAATTTTATTAGCTTACCAGGTCCGATCCATTTAATTGAATTATATATATCAGCGATTCCTTCACTTAAGTCTTCTTTTCCATAAACAAAAGTCCCTTTAT containing:
- a CDS encoding GNAT family N-acetyltransferase produces the protein MSIRTYESKDCQEIIKLFYETVHSINSKDYTEKQLDVWAPTDINIDLWDKSFLKNYTIVFTINDTIVGFGDLSLSGYLDRLFVHKNYQKQGIAKEIVADLENYAKNIGLTTITTEASITAKPFFEKQGYHVIKAQQIERKDQFLINYKMEKYILNQSN
- a CDS encoding recombinase family protein, with product MPTAAIYARKSKATEKGESIENQISRGKALCQLRGWDYIIYDDFDISGKTLERPGFEKIKKQI
- a CDS encoding ATP-binding protein; translated protein: MFLNTSKGRIYIKEVIFYELSEFERRVLEMLRQPIEDEEVTIAKLYGNFTYSLISFKNSFFFGFLIL
- a CDS encoding RNA 2'-phosphotransferase — protein: MENPNTKLSKYISLILRHKPEIIGVKLDNHGWCDVDDLLFRMNKNGKIINRSQLDEIVKMDDKDRYTYNDDGTKIRANQGHSIDVDIELEKEIPPQYLYHGTIQKYVLPILKEGIKKGQRQYVHLSTNIEIAKIVGKRRGIPVILKIEAGKMYLDGYQFYLSKNKVWLCDYVPNKYISVM
- a CDS encoding recombinase family protein, which translates into the protein MKDFYTWYLEDDGSVRSCVSKANQLGYKTKNNAYWSHNQMSRMLQNPLYCIADTIAYDYFKNNTDVQIVNEKHEFDGKHGLMFYNLRKPHKKTSREREESEWILTIGEHKGIITGEMYKKVQKKLNSNKYKAPRHGQSIKSPFTGLVQCGRCKSSMSIFSSPRDSNNKSKGYYHYFRCITREQKSKILCDNYNIRADLLEYKIVSYIKSLCNNKAFVLKLLDSSNDDLENKRVPLIAKRNKIQSSIDGIEKEMNNLVIALGKGTLPEIMIQKRFKELENQKKKNS
- a CDS encoding DUF5071 domain-containing protein — its product is MKKNCFIPKDKFDFEAVEKIRNADPISIQPVLPQIFEWVEDINWPVAQELVKVLVKFDELIIPFLKDLIGNPDGLREYSVYYYMMPLLTNRQLLLLKDELKRVANHPSPFEKEEEYNKIALEYLEKIL
- a CDS encoding GNAT family N-acetyltransferase gives rise to the protein MFIYKTLENTNIEILHQTFLSAFSNYQVKIHLSLWKFQQMLQRRGYVSCLSIGAFKNEELVGFVLNGFRNWNGHPTVYDIGTGVIGEYRKQGITSTMLLNIRELMKEKKVEQYLLEVIQSNTSAIQLYKKQGFETIRNFGCFQLDKNKYKPITTYKVEHVDKINSTNWKRLTEFWDFTPSWQNSIDSINTVSDTFIHSIIQFDDAIVGYGIIDKKTGDIPQIAVNRNYRHKGIAKSIVTDLLKNTESCKVAILNVDDESTSTKEFLLELGFEYTIGQYEMISKL
- a CDS encoding DUF4177 domain-containing protein, coding for MYEYKYVQATLGGFFAQANHHEIIDKHAQEGWRLVQVLPMYYNSHGKPTDYEIIFEREIIK